Proteins encoded within one genomic window of Acidobacteriota bacterium:
- a CDS encoding acetylxylan esterase, whose product MRRLYRKFKNRYYTAFLIVRLLVPVFLTVLLLLLLISAGVLTDIVHPTHSLEVIYPSDYHMYAVDFTWGGAGDDVLQGWYVRGSNQSPLIILCHGYDTNRTEVLSLASRLRDYGYNIFVYNLRGHGVSGQAVSSLGLEEVEDLHKAVEKLVQHPEVDFNRIGIYGSSLGAFVALKASKGNPHMRVLVLDSVYPNIETFISMKVEDIVGFRTSLLSFFVRMLYRLYFRAPADLVSAEITPEDYSGKSILFITGKDKASAVLAKETRRLYTNFKCRKEILNLANSRESLLFGEEKHRYDQFVLDYFRKELPLMEESVKIDLGKSPQ is encoded by the coding sequence ATGCGCAGACTCTACCGCAAGTTCAAGAACCGCTATTACACGGCGTTTCTGATCGTCCGGCTGCTGGTGCCGGTGTTCCTGACCGTGCTGCTGCTGCTGCTGCTGATCAGTGCCGGCGTGCTCACCGACATTGTCCACCCCACCCACAGCCTGGAGGTGATCTACCCGTCCGACTACCACATGTACGCGGTGGACTTCACATGGGGCGGCGCCGGGGATGACGTCCTGCAGGGCTGGTACGTCCGCGGCAGCAACCAGTCGCCGCTCATCATCCTGTGCCACGGCTACGACACGAACCGGACCGAAGTCCTGAGCCTGGCTTCCCGTCTGCGAGACTACGGCTACAACATTTTCGTTTACAACCTGCGCGGGCACGGGGTGTCCGGCCAAGCGGTGTCGTCGCTGGGGCTCGAGGAAGTCGAGGATCTGCACAAGGCGGTCGAGAAACTCGTCCAGCACCCCGAGGTGGATTTCAACCGCATCGGCATCTACGGCTCCTCGCTGGGCGCCTTCGTCGCGCTCAAGGCCAGCAAGGGCAACCCCCACATGCGCGTACTCGTCCTGGATTCGGTGTACCCCAACATCGAGACGTTCATCTCGATGAAGGTGGAGGACATCGTCGGATTCCGCACCTCACTCCTGTCCTTCTTCGTCCGCATGCTGTACCGGTTGTACTTCCGGGCGCCGGCCGATCTCGTCTCCGCCGAAATCACGCCCGAGGATTACAGCGGCAAGAGCATCCTGTTCATCACCGGCAAGGACAAGGCCAGCGCTGTCCTGGCCAAGGAGACCCGCCGGCTGTACACCAACTTCAAGTGCCGGAAGGAGATTCTCAACCTGGCCAACTCGAGAGAGTCGCTCCTGTTCGGCGAAGAGAAGCACCGCTACGACCAGTTCGTGCTCGACTACTTCCGGAAGGAATTGCCGCTGATGGAAGAATCGGTGAAAATCGACTTGGGAAAATCCCCCCAGTGA